A genomic stretch from Coffea arabica cultivar ET-39 chromosome 10c, Coffea Arabica ET-39 HiFi, whole genome shotgun sequence includes:
- the LOC113713598 gene encoding GCN5-related N-acetyltransferase 10, chloroplastic-like, with product MAYLQPNYLSIWSRRCHTENQHYFSLLKINRRWKNSVEKARITKLKRPSGEERRVVWKVHCRSTSNSSSVNEVELAAGQLEVEGNTCYLYNRRDGFGSLLSEHGWHIRRMVETDEEMRKVAGVQAEAFHEPVVLFNDFFFAFFQAEVLSGLLYRLRNSPPDRYACLVAEPSRDSSGSNMDDLVGVVDVTVSRDDDVLQYISGADEYLYVSGIAVLNNFRRKKVATALLKACDRLCNLWGFEYLVLRAYEDDWGARELYSNAGYRVVSGDPAWLTTWVGRRRRVLMIKECDNT from the exons ATGGCCTATTTGCAACCAAACTATCTCAGCATTTGGTCTCGGAGATGTCACACCGAAAATCAACATTACTTTAGTCTGCTGAAGATCAataggagatggaaaaattcaGTTGAGAAGGCAAGAATCACAAAGTTGAAAAGGCCTTctggagaagaaagaagggtcGTTTGGAAGGTACATTGTCGGTCTACTTCGAATTCATCATCAGTCAATGAAGTGGAGCTGGCTGCAGGGCAGCTGGAAGTTGAAGGAAACACATGCTATTTATATAATAGAAGAGATGGATTTGGTTCTTTATTGAGTGAGCATGGATGGCATATAAGGAGGATGGTGGAGACAGATGAAGAGATGAGGAAAGTTGCCGGAGTTCAGGCTGAAGCATTCCATGAGCCAGTGGTTTTGTTCAAtgactttttctttgcattcTTCCAG GCCGAAGTGCTTTCAGGACTCTTGTACAGACTCAGAAACTCACCACCAGACAG GTATGCCTGTCTAGTTGCCGAGCCTTCAAGGGATTCCTCTGGCTCTAACATGGATGATCTCGTTGGCGTTGTTGATGTCACCGTTTCGAGGGATGATGATGTCCTTCAGTACATCTCAGGAGCAGATGAATATCTTTATGTTTCTGGCATAGCCGTCTTAAACAATTTCAG GAGGAAAAAAGTTGCAACTGCTTTGCTGAAAGCCTGTGACAGGCTTTGCAACCTTTGGGGCTTTGAATATCTTGTCCTGCGGGCTTATGAAGATGACTGGGGCGCCCGAGAACTGTACTCGAATGCAGGTTATAGAGTTGTCTCGGGAGATCCTGCTTGGTTGACTACCTGGGTTGGTCGAAGGCGGCGGGTTCTTATGATTAAAGAGTGTGATAATACTTAA
- the LOC113713957 gene encoding wall-associated receptor kinase-like 1 codes for MAQQHRLLKGPNISTPLRTASEVVGALAYLHSAILIPIYYRDIKSNNILLDEKHIAKVSDFGRSIEADKTRTTTLVIGTFGYLDPEYFQSSQFTDKSDVYSFGVVLVELLTRKNPISSSESEEDSHLNLAKRFVTLLDENRVDSILDRQLLDESMEEEIMAVAKLAQRCLDSNGKNRPTMKEVAIELENVKRAANGSTVCRAPFFAMGK; via the exons ATGGCCCAGCAGCACCGACTTCTTAAAGGGCCCAATATTTCCACGCC TCTAAGAACAGCAAGTGAAGTAGTAGGAGCATTGGCATATTTACACTCAGCTATCTTAATTCCCATCTATTATAGAGACATCAAGTCCAACAATATACTTTTGGATGAGAAGCACATAGCCAAAGTATCGGATTTTGGAAGGTCCATTGAAGCTGATAAAACTCGTACAACTACACTTGTTATAGGTACTTTTGGCTACTTGGATCCGGAATACTTTCAGTCAAGCCAATTTACCGATAAAAGTGATGTCTACAGTTTTGGGGTTGTTCTTGTTGAGCTCTTGACAAGAAAAAATCCCATATCATCATCTGAATCAGAAGAAGATAGTCACTTAAACTTGGCCAAAAGGTTTGTGACCCTGCTGGATGAAAATCGTGTTGACAGTATTCTTGATCGTCAACTTCTGGATGAGAGCATGGAGGAAGAGATTATGGCTGTTGCTAAACTGGCTCAAAGATGCCTAGACTCGAATGGGAAAAACAGGCCAACTATGAAGGAGGTAGCCATTGAGTTGGAAAACGTCAAAAGGGCGGCAAATGGTTCAACtgtttgtcgcgccccatttttcgcgatgggAAAATAA
- the LOC113714519 gene encoding late blight resistance protein R1-A-like, protein MASSSINSVLANIKPLLDNIDDLANIDPELVKKEKYNEGLKIVKLESKLVRTFLLCARRWSLDGWKDARLEAFLSSLQDAVLYHAQAFCALTEDGISFSDHLDQAILDFRAKFSSFDIEISTMYCSLRAFVVPSNLSALIDEVLVEFVDSLLENLVDVVSPIEAYDRGLHKIKFEALQEKLKFLKDFVLFATWQGVESSLLKDPTAGLQAVAVQAADLSYSCWFDRLFDKKECNEMHSMISELLQDIKHLHSQFHESCIQGLRSSKLSGSLQTLNLEKDMCIVGDFADSLTGILWEVLNHNTSFVVAKQDQMQMLYDGLRFLRTILKKQQEKFSGLHQKMMDLVGAAVNEAGILILSLSANETGGGLPKDVDLGFSDLLQKIKLIRLVTSTLKSPGTNGLGLIKFLLKNLTELAELDFLAHSKDKIWTVQKDFVFLGSVFEKIAEQHNKHEKLKAFWSHVIEVANKRYRYFIVLDDIWDIDAWNILKRSFPDDKKGSRVLITSRQYEVASQVEPDRLRQFTDDESWDLLQKMLFPTEPYPPELCTIGKQIAENCGGLPLTVVIVAGILATIEQDGWKQFAERMSARNVSLTEQSMNMLELSYRHVPDYLKPCLLYAGAFPQGQEIPIQRLLRLWIAEGFVKEVEQKKVEEVAEDYMMDLIGRSLIIVSKQRSFGGVKTCRVHDLVREFCATKAKEENFFQFLHGYEGLFTFSESFNTRRLCIYSKQEHFEKSRLFCPQIRCLMFFSHGDGYPRKYSDSLFIFQICKLLRVLDLGQVFLGENFPTEIEVLVELRYLAIRGMMQSIPCSIAHLSNLETFILDVYLGDVMLPETIWNMTNLRHLCISGSSGDISLAKDVHENSSILYNLSTFSNLLLFIDPSMEKILRKFPNIRRLKCELSEPEDPVPDCSRIVTMNFLSQLESLSLSLYFTEQRPIQFHFPVNLKKLTLSDFSWSMISVIEELSNLEVLKLLDDRADQGDIWDASEEEEIPEEEVGEDFHGEGADEEIRWDITEEVEFPKLRILKLSRLNIVWWTGSGDHFPRLQKLILEQCWKLKEIPSCLGSNSPLEMIEIRWCPPSVVSLAEEVKEGQEEMGYEDLQILISAKAE, encoded by the exons ATGGCTTCTAGTTCCATTAATTCAGTCTTAGCTAACATCAAGCCTTTGTTAGATAATATAGATGACTTGGCAAATATAGATCCAGAGTTGGTGAAGAAAGAGAAATACAATGAGGGGCTGAAAATTGTGAAGCTTGAATCAAAACTTGTGAGAACTTTTCTTCTGTGTGCAAGAAGATGGAGCCTCGATGGATGGAAGGATGCAAGGCTTGAAGCTTTCTTGTCTAGCCTTCAAGATGCTGTTCTCTATCATGCTCAGGCCTTTTGTGCTCTAACAGAGGATGGAATCTCCTTCAGCGATCATTTGGACCAAGCGATCCTTGATTTTAGAGCAAAATTCAGCTCTTTTGACATTGAAATCAGCACGATGTACTGTAGTTTGCGGGCTTTTGTAGTGCCTTCCAATCTCTCTGCTTTGATAGATGAAGTACTAGTGGAATTCGTTGACTCGCTGTTAGAGAATCTGGTGGATGTTGTCAGCCCGATTGAAGCTTATGATCGAGGTTTGCATAAGATAAAGTTCGAAGCCCTCCAAGAGAAgttaaaatttttgaaggatTTTGTTCTCTTTGCAACATGGCAAGGTGTCGAGTCTAGTCTGTTGAAAGATCCCACGGCTGGCTTGCAAGCTGTGGCAGTCCAGGCAGCGGACCTCTCTTACAGTTGTTGGTTTGACAGACTATTTGATAAAAAAGAGTGTAATGAAATGCACTCTATGATTTCTGAACTGCTACAGGACATCAAGCATCTTCATTCCCAGTTTCACGAGAGTTGTATCCAGGGCTTAAGAAGTTCAAAATTATCAGGTTCATTGCAGACCTTAAATCTTGAGAAAGATATGTGTATAGTTGGGGATTTTGCTGATTCCCTCACAGGTATACTTTGGGAGGTTTTAAACCACAACACCAGCTTTGTGGTTGCAAAGCAAGATCAGATGCAAATGCTGTATGATGGACTCAGATTCTTGAGAACCATTCTCAAAAAGCAGCAGGAGAAGTTCAGTGGGTTACACCAAAAAATGATGGATCTTGTAGGAGCTGCAGTCAATGAGGCTGGAATTTTGATTCTTTCACTTTCTGCAAATGAAACAGGAGGAGGCCTGCCCAAGGATGTGGATCTTGGATTTTCTGATTTGCTCCAGAAGATTAAGCTTATTAGATTGGTAACGTCAACTCTCAAATCTCCGGGGACCAACGGGCTTGGCTTAATAAAGTTTCTTCTAAAGAATCTGACGGAACTCGCGGAGCTTGATTTCCTTGCTCATTCAAAGGATAAAATCTGGACAGTCCAGAAAGATTTTGTATTCTTGGGATCTGTTTTTGAGAAGATTGCTGAGCAGCATAACAAGCATGAAAAGCTCAAAGCTTTCTGGAGTCATGTTATTGAGGTAGCAAACAAG AGATATAGGTACTTCATTGTCTTGGATGACATATGGGACATTGATGCGTGGAATATCTTGAAAAGATCATTTCCAGATGATAAAAAGGGAAGCAGAGTTCTCATAACAAGCCGACAGTATGAGGTGGCTTCACAAGTTGAACCTGACCGTCTTCGCCAATTCACTGATGATGAGAGCTGGGATTTACTACAGAAGATGCTCTTTCCCACTGAACCTTATCCTCCTGAACTATGCACAATTGGGAAGCAAATAGCAGAAAATTGTGGTGGGCTGCCTCTCACAGTTGTGATTGTGGCTGGAATTCTTGCAACAATAGAACAAGATGGGTGGAAACAATTTGCAGAAAGGATGAGTGCAAGAAATGTTAGTCTCACAGAGCAGTCAATGAATATGTTAGAGTTGAGCTATAGGCATGTACCTGACTACTTGAAGCCATGCCTTCTTTATGCTGGAGCATTTCCACAGGGCCAAGAAATTCCAATTCAAAGGTTGTTGCGGTTATGGATTGCTGAAGGGTTTGTTAAGGAAGTTGAGCAGAAGAAAGTAGAGGAAGTGGCAGAGGACTACATGATGGATCTGATTGGCAGAAGCTTAATTATAGTTTCCAAACAAAGATCCTTTGGTGGCGTTAAAACTTGTCGAGTTCATGATTTGGTACGCGAGTTTTGTGCAACAAAAGCCAAAGAAGAgaatttttttcagtttttacATGGTTATGAGGGGCTTTTTACTTTTAGCGAGTCATTCAATACAAGAAGATTGTGCATATACTCTAAGCAAGAGCATTTTGAGAAGTCAAGGCTATTCTGTCCTCAGATACGTTGTCTAATGTTCTTTTCTCATGGTGATGGGTACCCAAGAAAGTACTCCGATAGCTTGTTCATCTTTCAAATCTGCAAACTTCTTAGAGTGTTAGATTTGGGACAGGTTTTCCtaggtgaaaattttccaactgaAATAGAGGTGCTTGTTGAGTTAAGGTACTTGGCAATCCGTGGTATGATGCAATCCATCCCATGTTCAATAGCCCACCTCTCCAATTTGGAAACCTTTATTCTCGATGTCTATTTGGGTGATGTTATGTTGCCGGAGACAATCTGGAATATGACGAATTTGAGGCATCTATGCATCAGTGGTAGTTCCGGTGACATTAGCCTGGCCAAAGACGTGCATGAAAACTCCTCCATTCTGTATAACTTGAGCACTTTCTCCAATCTGTTGCTTTTCATTGATCCAAGCATGGAAAAGATATTGAGAAAGTTCCCAAACATTCGTAGGCTAAAATGCGAACTTTCTGAACCGGAAGATCCAGTTCCAGATTGCAGTAGGATTGTCACAATGAACTTTCTAAGTCAACTAGAATCTCTTAGTCTATCTCTATATTTCACTGAACAACGACCTATTCAGTTTCACTTTCCAGTTAACCTCAAAAAGTTGACTCTCTCGGACTTCTCCTGGAGTATGATTTCCGTAATTGAGGAACTATCCAATCTCGAGGTTCTCAAATTATTGGATGATAGAGCAGATCAGGGGGACATATGGGACGCAAGCGAAGAGGAAGAAATCCCAGAGGAAGAAGTCGGGGAGGATTTCCATGGGGAGGGAGCTGATGAGGAGATAAGATGGGACATCACAGAAGAAGTTGAATTCCCCAAACTCAGAATCTTAAAATTGTCTCGCTTGAATATCGTCTGGTGGACAGGATCAGGTGATCACTTTCCACGTCTTCAAAAATTAATATTGGAGCAGTGTtggaaattgaaagaaattccTTCTTGTTTGGGGTCTAATTCACCTCTAGAAATGATTGAGATTCGCTGGTGTCCGCCTTCTGTTGTAAGCTTAGCAGAGGAGGTTAAGGAAGGACAGGAGGAAATGGGATACGAGGACCTGCAGATTCTTATCTCAGCCAAAGCAGAATAG